Proteins encoded together in one Micromonospora kangleipakensis window:
- a CDS encoding DMT family transporter, translating into MTAATTPDRAAARSWLPGFLALAAIWGSSFLFIKVGIEELHPLHLTLYRVATGAVTLLVVLAVLRDRLPREPRVWAHLFVVAAFGVAVPFTLFGFGEQRVESMLAGIWNATTPLIVLPLAVLVFRTERLTARRAVGLGLGFLGVLVVLGVWEGVGGAHFTGQLMCLGAAACYGVAIPYQKKFIAGSSYSGLSLSAGQLLVATLQLAVVAPLVAGAPPVPTGLSVEVVASVLALGALGTGLAFVINLRNIRVAGASTASTVTYLIPVFAVLVGAVVLDERLNWHQPVGALIVLLGVAVAQGLLGRRTPTPVTAGTPAVPAAEPATHR; encoded by the coding sequence GTGACCGCCGCTACCACTCCTGACCGGGCCGCCGCTCGCAGCTGGCTGCCCGGATTCCTGGCGCTCGCTGCGATCTGGGGTTCGAGCTTCCTGTTCATCAAGGTCGGCATCGAGGAGCTGCACCCGCTGCACCTCACCCTCTACCGGGTCGCCACCGGGGCGGTGACCCTGCTGGTGGTGCTCGCCGTGCTGCGCGACCGGCTGCCCCGCGAGCCCCGGGTCTGGGCGCACCTGTTCGTGGTCGCCGCCTTCGGCGTGGCGGTCCCGTTCACCCTCTTCGGCTTCGGCGAGCAGCGGGTCGAGTCGATGCTCGCCGGCATCTGGAACGCCACCACGCCACTGATCGTGCTGCCGCTCGCGGTGCTGGTCTTCCGCACCGAGCGGTTGACCGCCCGGCGCGCGGTCGGGCTCGGGCTGGGCTTCCTCGGCGTGCTGGTGGTGCTCGGCGTCTGGGAGGGCGTGGGCGGGGCGCACTTCACCGGCCAGCTGATGTGTCTCGGTGCGGCGGCCTGCTACGGCGTCGCCATCCCGTACCAGAAGAAGTTCATCGCCGGCAGCTCGTACTCCGGTCTCTCGCTCTCCGCCGGGCAGCTGCTGGTCGCCACGCTCCAGCTCGCCGTCGTCGCGCCGCTGGTGGCCGGGGCGCCGCCGGTGCCGACCGGGCTCTCCGTCGAGGTGGTGGCGAGCGTGCTGGCGCTCGGCGCGCTCGGCACCGGGCTGGCCTTCGTGATCAACCTGCGCAACATCCGGGTGGCCGGGGCGAGCACCGCCTCCACGGTGACCTACCTGATCCCGGTCTTCGCGGTGCTGGTCGGCGCGGTGGTGCTCGACGAGCGGCTGAACTGGCATCAGCCGGTCGGCGCGCTGATCGTGCTCCTCGGCGTGGCGGTCGCCCAGGGCCTGCTGGGCCGTCGGACGCCCACGCCCGTCACCGCCGGTACGCCGGCCGTGCCCGCCGCCGAGCCCGCCACCCACCGCTGA
- a CDS encoding M23 family metallopeptidase, translating to MRSRSIGRRPRSAYPVLLLLAPALAAGCATGTRPTATPTNVWDRPSAVATAQQPAAPTPTPAPGQPSPSPTRTDLRHVFPVRADNVAYHPTHSAYPGTDIFADCGEPVVAVTDGRILEVSRVDRFDKRGPLGPYNGGLSISLLGDDGVRYYGSHLSAISADVAAGVRVRAGQQLGRVGRTGNANNVCHLHFGISPACRGHDDWWIRRGVIWPARYLDSWRKRGNRAPAAEVVAWQRKHGCPKAPTTTGGAG from the coding sequence ATGCGCTCGCGATCGATCGGACGCCGCCCGCGTTCGGCGTACCCGGTCCTGCTGCTGCTCGCGCCGGCGCTCGCCGCCGGCTGCGCGACCGGCACCCGTCCCACCGCGACGCCGACGAACGTGTGGGACAGGCCGAGCGCCGTCGCGACGGCCCAGCAGCCCGCCGCGCCCACCCCGACGCCGGCGCCCGGGCAGCCGTCGCCGTCGCCGACCCGCACCGACCTGCGGCACGTCTTCCCGGTACGCGCCGACAACGTCGCCTACCACCCGACGCACTCCGCGTACCCGGGGACGGACATCTTCGCCGACTGCGGGGAGCCGGTCGTCGCCGTCACCGACGGGCGGATCCTCGAGGTGAGCCGGGTGGACCGGTTCGACAAGCGGGGTCCGCTGGGGCCGTACAACGGGGGCCTCTCGATCTCGCTGCTCGGCGACGACGGGGTGCGCTACTACGGCTCGCACCTGAGCGCGATCTCCGCCGACGTCGCCGCCGGAGTACGCGTCCGCGCCGGTCAGCAGCTCGGTCGGGTGGGCCGCACCGGCAATGCCAACAACGTCTGCCACCTGCACTTCGGCATCTCGCCCGCGTGCCGCGGCCACGACGACTGGTGGATCCGGCGCGGCGTGATCTGGCCGGCCCGCTACCTGGACTCGTGGCGCAAGCGGGGCAACCGCGCGCCGGCCGCCGAGGTCGTGGCGTGGCAGCGGAAGCACGGCTGCCCGAAGGCGCCGACGACCACCGGCGGCGCCGGCTGA
- a CDS encoding acyl-CoA thioesterase, with protein sequence MTHDTLDQPVVRFGHVEHVPVHFDDLDALGIMHNARYAVLLERALTPYWADRGHAYRGRDSSPDLCHAVREFTIRFRAPIAATGPVAVHFWLEHLGTSSAGYAFEFRSVDGAILHAEGTRAIVRLDPATLRPAPWSEAGRAVAETLLRPAPAAA encoded by the coding sequence ATGACCCACGACACCCTCGACCAGCCCGTCGTGCGGTTCGGTCACGTCGAGCACGTCCCGGTCCACTTCGACGACCTCGACGCCCTCGGCATCATGCACAACGCCCGGTACGCGGTGCTGCTGGAACGCGCGCTCACCCCGTACTGGGCCGACCGCGGGCACGCCTACCGCGGGCGGGACAGCTCCCCGGACCTGTGCCACGCGGTACGCGAGTTCACCATCCGGTTCCGCGCCCCGATCGCCGCCACCGGTCCGGTGGCCGTGCACTTCTGGCTGGAACACCTCGGCACCAGCAGCGCCGGGTACGCCTTCGAGTTCCGCTCGGTGGACGGCGCCATCCTGCACGCCGAAGGCACCCGGGCGATCGTCCGGCTCGACCCGGCGACGCTGCGCCCCGCCCCGTGGAGCGAGGCCGGCCGGGCGGTCGCCGAGACCCTGCTGCGTCCCGCCCCGGCGGCGGCCTGA
- a CDS encoding nucleoside deaminase has protein sequence MRRALEVAVTGPDQAGPTGPEAELAGTAASDAESAGTAASEADLVADIPVGAVVYGPDGAELAVGRNERELTGDPTAHAEVLALRRAAERLGRWRLEGCTLVVTLEPCTMCAGAIALARISTVVFGAWEPKTGAVGSLWDVLRDRRAIHRPEVYGGVLETENAAVLRAFFR, from the coding sequence ATGCGCCGCGCGCTGGAGGTCGCGGTCACCGGCCCGGACCAGGCCGGCCCGACCGGTCCCGAGGCCGAGCTGGCCGGCACCGCGGCGTCGGACGCCGAGTCGGCCGGCACCGCGGCGTCCGAGGCCGACCTCGTCGCGGACATTCCGGTCGGGGCGGTGGTCTACGGCCCGGACGGCGCCGAGCTGGCCGTCGGCCGCAACGAGCGCGAGCTGACCGGGGACCCGACCGCGCACGCCGAGGTGCTGGCACTGCGACGGGCCGCCGAGCGGCTGGGACGCTGGCGGCTGGAGGGCTGCACCCTGGTGGTGACGCTGGAACCCTGCACGATGTGCGCGGGCGCGATCGCCCTGGCCCGGATCTCCACCGTCGTCTTCGGCGCCTGGGAGCCCAAGACCGGGGCGGTCGGCTCGCTGTGGGACGTGCTGCGCGACCGCCGCGCCATCCACCGCCCCGAGGTGTACGGCGGGGTGCTGGAGACGGAGAACGCCGCCGTGCTTCGGGCCTTCTTCCGCTGA
- a CDS encoding tRNA adenosine deaminase-associated protein, with translation MSYFAAAAVRVEGGWTAEEVSLRGATDIDEVADRLRDVEPDADLSLLFVEADDAYLVILRLDEGEDLRVFGSDSAYAEESRLGALLVGDLKTSVTGVEDGDEPRPAASGGDDDTEQPAVDPEADPVGDADILADQGISAQKLLALCAHEGMLPADVTAEICQVLGCADEVEELREV, from the coding sequence GTGTCGTACTTCGCCGCTGCCGCGGTACGCGTCGAGGGCGGCTGGACCGCCGAAGAGGTGAGCCTGCGGGGCGCCACCGACATCGACGAGGTCGCCGACCGGCTGCGCGACGTCGAGCCGGACGCCGACCTGTCCCTGCTCTTCGTCGAGGCGGACGACGCGTACCTGGTGATCCTGCGCCTGGACGAGGGGGAGGACCTGAGGGTCTTCGGCTCCGACTCGGCGTACGCGGAGGAGTCCCGGCTGGGGGCCCTGCTGGTCGGCGACCTGAAGACCTCGGTCACCGGGGTCGAGGACGGCGACGAGCCGCGCCCGGCCGCCTCCGGCGGGGACGACGACACCGAGCAGCCCGCGGTGGACCCGGAGGCCGACCCGGTCGGCGACGCGGACATCCTCGCCGACCAGGGCATCTCCGCGCAGAAGCTGCTCGCCCTCTGCGCCCACGAGGGGATGCTGCCGGCCGACGTGACCGCGGAGATCTGCCAGGTGCTCGGTTGCGCGGACGAGGTCGAGGAGCTGCGTGAGGTCTGA
- a CDS encoding TetR/AcrR family transcriptional regulator yields the protein MTLDGRVARGDRTRTAVLDAAVALATEAGLDGLSLGQLADKLGVSKSGLFAHWRSKEALQLATIDRALEQWQERIAAPALRAPRGVRRLWALHTARIDFYAARVLPGGCFFATTEFEYNARPGPVRDRLAELFDRWTAFLEQLVAEAVAARELPADTDVQQLAYEIEALGLTAAMRSRLLDPEPAYRHARQGVLDRLRALCPDPNLLPEGL from the coding sequence ATGACCCTCGACGGCCGCGTGGCCCGCGGCGACCGCACCCGCACCGCCGTGCTGGACGCCGCCGTGGCCCTGGCCACCGAGGCCGGCCTCGACGGGCTCTCCCTCGGGCAGCTCGCCGACAAGCTCGGGGTCAGCAAGTCCGGCCTCTTCGCGCACTGGCGCTCCAAGGAGGCCCTCCAGCTCGCCACCATCGACCGGGCGCTGGAGCAGTGGCAGGAGCGGATCGCCGCCCCGGCGCTGCGCGCACCCCGCGGCGTACGCCGGCTCTGGGCACTGCACACGGCCCGGATCGACTTCTACGCCGCACGGGTGCTCCCCGGCGGCTGCTTCTTCGCCACCACCGAGTTCGAGTACAACGCCCGCCCCGGCCCGGTCCGCGACCGACTGGCCGAGCTGTTCGACCGGTGGACCGCGTTCCTCGAACAACTCGTGGCCGAGGCGGTCGCCGCCCGCGAACTACCCGCCGACACCGACGTCCAGCAGCTCGCGTACGAGATCGAGGCGCTCGGGCTGACCGCGGCCATGCGGTCCCGGCTGCTGGACCCCGAGCCCGCCTACCGGCACGCCCGCCAGGGCGTGCTCGACCGCCTGCGGGCGTTGTGCCCCGACCCCAACCTGCTACCGGAAGGCCTGTGA
- a CDS encoding SRPBCC family protein, producing the protein MAAVIASIEINAPVEKVFAYAIDPANLSAWQENVVSASQEGELAVGGKVITVRRVGKREQPMTMEFTSYDAPHSWSMRGVDGPVRPLVDTRVEPTAVGSRVTVELDFEGRGIGKLLVPLLVKPETRKGLPRNLALLKKNLEA; encoded by the coding sequence ATGGCCGCCGTAATCGCCAGTATCGAGATCAACGCGCCCGTCGAGAAGGTCTTCGCCTACGCGATCGACCCGGCGAATCTGTCGGCCTGGCAGGAGAACGTCGTATCGGCGTCCCAGGAGGGTGAGCTCGCCGTCGGCGGCAAGGTGATCACCGTCCGTCGCGTGGGTAAGCGCGAGCAGCCCATGACTATGGAGTTCACCAGTTACGACGCCCCGCACAGCTGGTCGATGAGGGGGGTCGATGGCCCGGTCCGGCCGCTCGTTGACACGCGAGTCGAGCCGACGGCGGTCGGCTCGCGAGTGACTGTCGAGCTCGACTTCGAGGGTCGCGGGATCGGCAAGCTCCTGGTGCCCCTCCTCGTCAAGCCCGAGACCCGCAAGGGCCTGCCTCGAAACCTCGCGCTGCTCAAGAAGAACCTCGAGGCGTGA
- a CDS encoding PHP domain-containing protein, whose translation MSARDPIADLRRIAFLLERANEATYRVRAFRSAAKALGALPAKEVAERARAGTLTELSGVGDVTARCVAESLAGEEPVYLRRLVATEGTDLDAAATALRTALRGDCHTHSDWSDGGSPIEEMALAAVELGHEYLVLTDHSPRLKVARGLTAERLRRQLDHVAAVNDALPKGFRILTGIEVDILADGSLDQEEELLARLDVVVGSVHSGLNDERAKMTRRMLAAIANPHLDILGHCTGRMVASRPAGVKGPGDRAHRPRTRSESDFDPDAVFAACAERGVAVEINSRPERQDPPKRLIRRALEAGCRFAINTDAHAPGQLDWQRFGCERAALCGVPADRVVNTWKADRLVKWTHTRR comes from the coding sequence ATGAGTGCCCGGGATCCCATCGCCGACCTGCGCCGGATCGCGTTCCTGCTGGAACGGGCCAACGAGGCCACCTACCGGGTCCGGGCGTTCCGGTCGGCGGCCAAGGCCCTGGGCGCGCTGCCGGCGAAGGAGGTGGCCGAGCGGGCCCGCGCCGGCACGCTCACCGAGCTGTCCGGGGTCGGCGACGTCACCGCCCGCTGCGTGGCCGAGTCGCTGGCCGGCGAGGAACCGGTCTACCTGCGCCGGCTGGTCGCCACCGAGGGCACCGACCTGGACGCCGCGGCCACCGCGCTGCGGACGGCGCTGCGCGGCGACTGCCACACCCACTCGGACTGGTCCGACGGCGGGTCACCGATCGAGGAGATGGCGCTCGCGGCGGTCGAGCTGGGTCATGAGTACCTGGTGCTGACCGACCACTCGCCCCGGCTGAAGGTGGCCCGGGGGCTCACCGCGGAGCGGCTGCGCCGGCAGCTCGACCACGTGGCCGCGGTCAACGACGCGCTGCCGAAGGGGTTCCGCATCCTCACCGGCATCGAGGTGGACATCCTCGCCGACGGCTCGCTGGACCAGGAGGAGGAGCTGCTGGCCCGCCTCGACGTGGTGGTCGGCTCGGTGCACAGCGGGCTGAACGACGAGCGGGCGAAGATGACCCGCCGGATGCTGGCCGCGATCGCCAACCCGCACCTGGACATCCTCGGCCACTGCACCGGCCGGATGGTGGCGTCCCGGCCGGCCGGGGTGAAGGGCCCGGGCGACCGGGCGCACCGACCGCGTACCCGCTCCGAGAGCGACTTCGACCCGGACGCGGTCTTCGCCGCCTGCGCCGAGCGGGGCGTCGCGGTCGAGATCAACTCCCGGCCGGAGCGGCAGGACCCGCCGAAGCGACTGATCCGCCGCGCCCTGGAGGCCGGCTGCCGGTTCGCGATCAACACCGACGCGCACGCCCCCGGTCAGCTCGACTGGCAGCGGTTCGGCTGCGAACGCGCGGCCCTGTGCGGGGTCCCGGCGGACCGCGTGGTCAACACCTGGAAGGCCGATCGCCTGGTGAAGTGGACCCACACCCGGCGCTGA
- a CDS encoding maleylpyruvate isomerase family mycothiol-dependent enzyme, translating into MNPVDTVAAAYGESLQQLLTLGEQLDGPAWAARTQCPLWSVADVYAHITGPEAWLAGGAEDYVVPTQEWIDSHVRERRGRPPTALLAELRDLLPVRLRQLAGAAQQPTVFIPRLHAVGPHELGLRFRVFDLWTHEQDVREAVGRPGNLGTDSARITQELLILSLPRSVAKLAGAPPGSTVRITAHGELPADVCVQVGADGRGSLLPAGSAADPDVHLTLSWASFARLGAGRGAVSDHEVSVSGDGGLAQRVLEALNVAP; encoded by the coding sequence GTGAACCCCGTGGACACGGTCGCCGCCGCCTACGGCGAGAGCCTGCAGCAGCTGCTCACGCTCGGAGAGCAACTTGACGGGCCGGCGTGGGCGGCGCGCACCCAGTGCCCGCTGTGGTCGGTCGCCGACGTCTACGCCCACATCACCGGACCGGAGGCGTGGCTGGCCGGCGGGGCCGAGGACTACGTCGTGCCCACGCAGGAGTGGATCGACTCCCACGTGCGCGAGCGTCGGGGCCGGCCGCCGACCGCGCTGCTGGCCGAGCTGCGCGACCTGCTGCCGGTGCGCCTGCGTCAGCTCGCCGGCGCCGCGCAGCAACCGACGGTGTTCATCCCGCGGCTGCACGCCGTGGGCCCGCACGAGTTGGGACTACGGTTCCGGGTCTTCGACCTGTGGACGCACGAGCAAGACGTCCGCGAAGCGGTGGGCCGCCCCGGCAACCTCGGCACCGACTCGGCCCGCATCACCCAGGAGCTACTGATCCTGTCGCTGCCCAGGAGCGTGGCCAAGCTCGCCGGAGCACCGCCCGGATCCACCGTGCGCATCACCGCGCATGGCGAGCTGCCCGCCGACGTGTGCGTGCAGGTGGGCGCCGACGGCCGGGGTTCCCTGCTGCCGGCCGGTTCGGCGGCCGACCCGGACGTCCACCTGACGTTGTCGTGGGCATCATTCGCCCGCCTTGGCGCCGGCCGTGGCGCGGTCTCCGACCACGAGGTGTCGGTGTCCGGCGACGGCGGGCTCGCGCAGCGGGTGCTCGAAGCCCTGAACGTGGCGCCCTGA
- a CDS encoding aldo/keto reductase family oxidoreductase codes for MTSTRVPGGTFTMAEDLTVTRMGYGAMQLAGPHVFGPPADPDAAVSVLREVVRLGINHIDTADFYGPVVVNELIREALHPYPDDLRIVTKVGSLRDAEGNWLPALAPEQLRQAVHDNLDHLGLDALDIVNLRVGGFDRPTPGPISAPFTVLAQLQQERLIKHLGLSTVNAEQIAEAQSIAPIVCVQNFYNIANRDDDDLVDSLAAQGIAYVPYFPLGGFSPLQSEELSAVATRLGTTPMAVALAWLLQRSPNILLIPGTSSVTHLRQNVSAAALNLPEDALTELNRIAS; via the coding sequence GTGACATCGACCAGAGTTCCCGGCGGGACGTTCACCATGGCCGAGGATCTGACGGTCACTCGCATGGGATATGGCGCCATGCAGTTGGCAGGGCCACACGTATTCGGCCCACCGGCCGACCCCGACGCTGCCGTGTCCGTACTGCGCGAGGTCGTGCGCCTGGGCATCAACCACATCGACACCGCCGACTTCTACGGGCCTGTCGTCGTCAACGAGCTGATCAGGGAGGCCCTACATCCCTACCCGGACGATCTGCGCATCGTGACGAAGGTCGGATCGCTGCGAGACGCCGAGGGGAACTGGCTGCCGGCGCTCGCTCCCGAGCAGCTGCGCCAGGCCGTGCACGACAACCTGGATCACCTCGGACTAGACGCACTCGACATCGTCAACCTGCGCGTCGGCGGGTTCGACAGGCCCACTCCCGGCCCAATCTCCGCACCGTTCACTGTGCTCGCGCAGCTGCAGCAGGAGAGATTGATTAAGCATCTCGGTCTCAGCACGGTCAACGCCGAGCAGATCGCCGAAGCACAGTCCATCGCGCCGATCGTGTGCGTGCAGAACTTCTACAACATCGCAAACCGGGACGACGACGACCTGGTTGACTCCCTCGCCGCACAGGGCATCGCCTACGTGCCCTACTTCCCGCTCGGCGGCTTCTCCCCACTCCAGTCCGAGGAACTGAGCGCAGTCGCCACCCGCCTCGGCACCACACCGATGGCCGTCGCGCTGGCGTGGCTGCTACAGCGCTCCCCGAACATCCTGCTCATCCCCGGCACCTCATCCGTTACGCACCTGCGCCAGAACGTCTCCGCTGCTGCGCTGAACCTCCCCGAGGACGCGCTAACCGAGCTGAACCGGATCGCCTCCTGA
- the deoD gene encoding purine-nucleoside phosphorylase, with the protein MSTHIGAEPGEIAERVLMPGDPLRAKWIAETYLEGARCYSTVRGMLGFTGRWNGVEVSVQGSGMGMPSASIYAHELINEYGVKTLIRVGSCGALSEDLALRDVVAAIGSSTDSNMNRMRFDGLIDYAPVADFGLLRTSVEVAERRGITMHVGPILAADAFYTDRPDLYDALADYGVLAVEMESAALYTIAARFKARALTILTVSDHIKTGEKTTSAEREQTFSQMVEIALDTAIA; encoded by the coding sequence ATGAGTACGCACATCGGCGCTGAGCCGGGAGAGATCGCCGAGCGGGTCCTGATGCCGGGTGACCCGCTGCGGGCCAAGTGGATCGCGGAGACCTACCTCGAGGGCGCCCGCTGCTACTCGACGGTCCGCGGCATGCTGGGCTTCACCGGCCGCTGGAACGGCGTCGAGGTTTCCGTCCAGGGCTCCGGCATGGGCATGCCCTCCGCCTCCATCTACGCCCACGAGTTGATCAACGAGTACGGGGTGAAGACCCTGATCCGGGTCGGCTCCTGCGGTGCCCTCAGCGAGGACCTCGCGCTGCGGGACGTGGTCGCCGCCATCGGCTCGTCCACCGACTCGAACATGAACCGGATGCGCTTCGACGGGCTGATCGACTACGCCCCGGTGGCCGACTTCGGGCTGCTGCGCACCTCGGTCGAGGTGGCCGAGCGGCGCGGCATCACCATGCACGTCGGGCCGATCCTGGCGGCGGACGCCTTCTACACCGACCGGCCGGACCTCTACGACGCCCTCGCCGACTACGGCGTGCTGGCCGTCGAGATGGAGTCCGCGGCGCTCTACACGATCGCCGCCCGGTTCAAGGCGCGGGCGCTGACCATCCTGACCGTCAGCGACCACATCAAGACCGGCGAGAAGACCACCTCCGCCGAGCGCGAGCAGACCTTCAGCCAGATGGTCGAGATCGCCCTCGACACCGCCATCGCCTGA
- a CDS encoding low temperature requirement protein A — protein MTTSGTNGLLRKLEDVARASFLELFFDVVFVFALRALAQQLFNNLTWSGAFRTLVLLLAIGWVWSLTARVTGQLNPRRPSVQLLVLATMVGALVLSAAVPEAFGKTGLIFAVTYLAIQIGRDLFLVVLLRGQELQHVAGRATIWHAATGVPWLIGAVASGTVRTALWTLAVVLIYVARWFSYPLPGLRRLAGGDLPPGGEYLADRNRALFVIALGEVILAIGSSLTGRGFSTDQTVAFVMTFAVTALIWRIYIFRAGEDMGPAIQASANPDRLSKLVSYAHLVMIAGLVVTSVGNELVIDDPFGHPRATATVTILGGTALFLAGRTLLGYLVFGRVYRSCVIGLLALACLLPPMLLLGPLVNALASATVLTGIVITDNIRVRRHPAPISPPGPHRPSET, from the coding sequence GTGACGACGAGTGGAACAAACGGACTGCTTCGCAAGCTCGAGGACGTCGCGCGAGCGTCGTTCCTGGAGCTGTTCTTCGATGTGGTGTTCGTCTTCGCGCTCCGCGCGCTCGCCCAGCAGCTGTTCAATAATCTGACCTGGTCCGGCGCGTTCCGGACCCTGGTGCTGCTGCTGGCCATCGGATGGGTGTGGTCCCTCACCGCGCGGGTGACCGGACAGTTGAACCCGCGGCGGCCGTCGGTACAACTGCTGGTCCTCGCCACCATGGTGGGTGCCCTGGTGCTCTCCGCGGCGGTCCCCGAAGCGTTCGGCAAGACCGGCCTGATCTTCGCGGTCACCTACCTTGCCATCCAGATCGGCCGCGATCTGTTCCTCGTGGTCCTGTTGCGGGGCCAGGAGCTGCAACATGTTGCTGGGCGGGCGACGATCTGGCATGCCGCCACCGGGGTGCCCTGGCTTATCGGGGCGGTCGCCTCGGGCACGGTACGTACGGCGCTGTGGACGCTCGCGGTTGTCCTCATCTACGTCGCACGGTGGTTCAGCTACCCCCTGCCAGGACTCAGGCGCCTGGCCGGTGGGGACTTGCCGCCCGGCGGCGAGTACCTGGCCGACCGCAACCGGGCACTGTTCGTCATCGCCCTCGGCGAGGTGATCCTGGCCATCGGATCGAGCCTCACCGGTCGCGGCTTTTCCACCGACCAGACCGTGGCGTTCGTGATGACATTCGCCGTCACGGCATTGATCTGGCGGATCTACATTTTCCGCGCCGGAGAAGACATGGGGCCGGCCATCCAGGCTTCAGCCAACCCCGACCGGCTCAGCAAATTGGTGTCCTACGCCCACCTGGTCATGATCGCCGGCCTCGTCGTCACCTCGGTCGGCAACGAACTGGTCATCGACGACCCGTTCGGCCATCCACGCGCGACCGCGACCGTCACCATCCTCGGCGGTACCGCGCTGTTCCTCGCCGGTCGGACCCTCCTGGGGTACCTGGTATTCGGCCGCGTTTATAGAAGTTGTGTTATTGGGTTACTCGCGCTCGCCTGCCTCCTGCCGCCGATGCTGCTCCTGGGACCGCTCGTCAACGCCCTCGCTAGCGCCACAGTCCTCACCGGCATCGTCATCACTGACAACATTCGTGTACGACGACACCCCGCACCGATCTCCCCACCAGGCCCCCACCGCCCCAGCGAGACGTGA